One region of Betaproteobacteria bacterium genomic DNA includes:
- a CDS encoding FHA domain-containing protein, producing the protein MAKMILSMDGLVLKEIPLNQERLSIGRKPQNDIQIDNLAISGEHAVVVTILADSFLEDLNSTNGTLVNGQPIKKHFLRNNDVIELGKYKLKYMADLQAGAAASDFEKNAAIRSGSVRMPTELQLAPTENLSRSSIGMASQPKPPMPGAAAAIQLLNGPNAGKELDLTKTLTTLGKPGLQVAVIAKRPHGFFITHVEGHQFPIVNGRALDAQAVPLGDHDVIEIAGIKMEFFLKA; encoded by the coding sequence ATGGCGAAAATGATCCTTTCAATGGATGGCCTGGTACTCAAGGAGATACCTCTGAACCAGGAACGTCTGAGCATTGGGCGCAAGCCGCAGAACGACATTCAGATCGATAACCTAGCCATCTCGGGCGAGCATGCCGTAGTCGTCACCATCCTTGCCGACTCCTTTCTGGAGGACCTGAACAGTACCAACGGTACGCTGGTTAACGGTCAGCCAATCAAAAAGCATTTTCTGCGCAACAACGATGTGATCGAGTTGGGCAAATACAAGCTCAAATACATGGCCGATTTGCAGGCAGGTGCCGCCGCCAGTGATTTTGAAAAAAATGCGGCGATTCGCTCCGGGTCGGTTCGCATGCCAACCGAACTGCAATTGGCGCCCACTGAAAACCTGAGCCGATCCAGCATTGGCATGGCATCCCAGCCCAAACCGCCGATGCCCGGTGCGGCCGCTGCCATCCAACTGCTCAACGGCCCCAACGCCGGCAAGGAGCTGGACTTGACCAAAACGCTGACGACATTGGGCAAGCCCGGCTTGCAGGTGGCTGTCATCGCCAAGCGACCGCATGGCTTTTTCATCACGCATGTCGAGGGGCATCAGTTTCCGATTGTTAACGGCCGGGCGCTGGATGCGCAGGCGGTTCCTCTGGGTGATCACGATGTCATTGAGATTGCTGGTATCAAGATGGAATTTTTCCTGAAGGCCTGA